A genome region from Polyodon spathula isolate WHYD16114869_AA chromosome 19, ASM1765450v1, whole genome shotgun sequence includes the following:
- the LOC121294923 gene encoding IQ motif-containing protein H-like isoform X4 — MFLLGQSHSAVRFQSRCLCEFAFQCSVYVCSILQVWATDLDFSDQLSMTQLMLLMTRGRLDCRSSQLEVPPPARDVKQPGRLREEAATPPTVTSHCAVMRTQLRHTNLAMVHYSVFFQMCKAQGVGFDVKVALALGE; from the exons ATGTTTCTGCTTGGGCAGTCTCACAGTGCAGTGAGATTCCAGAGTCGCTGCCTGTGTGAATTTGCATTCCAGTGCAGTGTTTATGTTTGTTCAATCCTCCAGGTGTGGGCCACTGATCTGGACTTCAGTGATCAGCTGTCAATGACCCAGCTGATGCTGCTGATGACCAGGGGGAGGCTGGACTGCCGCTCCAGTCAGCTGGAAGTCCCTCCGCCCGCCAGGGATGTGAAACAGCCTGGCCGGCTCCGAGAGGAGGCAGCGACG CCTCCGACAGTCACAAGCCACTGTGCCGTGATGAGAACCCAGCTGAGACACACCAACCTGGCCATGGTGCACTACAGTGTGTTCTTTCAGATGTGCAAGGCACAAGGAGTGGGGTTTGATGTCAAG